A region from the Desertibacillus haloalkaliphilus genome encodes:
- a CDS encoding AAA family ATPase, whose protein sequence is MKMRWLALADSENKLNEIKIVARRHGKVLKHFSVERNLKKNIQANQGTIIFLYESTTYDIYELCGELSFAYPLVTIILIASKEEIDLKKAMYVGAVDALETPLQEEDITQAVKKAESIIEFKTENTTQVKEKERSPAQVLTVCSTKGGVGKTTIAVNLAVSLAKQKNKVAIIDLDLQFGDVSISFDVQPKTTIYEWIKESYEVTEEKKVKPFMVTHKSGVDILSAPLLPEFAEVVNGEHVSFICEALMYEYDYIIFDTPPALVETVLVALEYSQEILLITAMDLPTLKNGKLAIETLALLGLKDRIKVVLNRDAEMEGMTIETVKNIMGIDVYSRIASDYKAVVSSLNKGEPLVLSQNKSAVAKGIVTLADKLTGKNDQPKKKPRLLRLFKK, encoded by the coding sequence ATGAAGATGAGATGGTTGGCACTCGCTGATTCTGAAAATAAACTAAACGAAATCAAAATTGTTGCGCGGAGGCACGGAAAGGTGTTAAAGCACTTTTCGGTTGAAAGAAACTTAAAAAAGAACATTCAAGCCAATCAAGGAACGATTATTTTTTTATATGAAAGCACCACCTATGATATTTATGAATTATGTGGAGAATTATCGTTTGCTTACCCGCTCGTAACAATTATTTTAATAGCCTCCAAAGAAGAGATCGATCTAAAAAAAGCGATGTATGTCGGTGCCGTCGATGCGCTCGAAACACCGTTGCAGGAAGAGGACATCACTCAAGCCGTCAAAAAAGCAGAAAGCATTATTGAATTTAAAACGGAAAACACAACCCAGGTCAAAGAGAAGGAAAGATCACCAGCACAGGTACTGACCGTTTGTAGTACGAAAGGTGGCGTTGGGAAGACAACGATTGCGGTGAACCTAGCTGTATCACTAGCTAAACAAAAGAACAAAGTCGCAATCATTGATCTTGACTTGCAGTTTGGAGATGTCTCGATTTCCTTTGACGTCCAACCGAAGACAACCATCTATGAGTGGATTAAAGAATCCTATGAGGTGACAGAGGAGAAGAAAGTAAAGCCATTTATGGTCACGCACAAATCGGGTGTTGATATTCTCTCTGCACCGTTGCTACCGGAGTTTGCAGAAGTCGTCAATGGTGAACATGTATCGTTCATTTGTGAGGCACTGATGTATGAATATGATTATATTATTTTTGATACACCGCCTGCGCTTGTAGAGACTGTCCTTGTTGCTCTTGAGTATTCTCAAGAAATTTTATTAATAACAGCAATGGATTTGCCGACGTTAAAAAATGGTAAGCTAGCGATTGAAACGTTAGCGCTGCTTGGGTTGAAGGACCGTATAAAAGTTGTTCTTAATCGTGATGCTGAGATGGAAGGAATGACCATTGAAACTGTTAAAAATATTATGGGGATCGATGTTTATTCTCGAATTGCTAGTGACTATAAAGCGGTGGTGTCCTCATTAAATAAAGGGGAACCGCTCGTTCTATCTCAAAATAAATCAGCAGTTGCCAAGGGGATTGTAACACTTGCGGATAAACTTACTGGAAAGAATGATCAACCGAAGAAAAAACCACGTTTATTACGGCTCTTTAAAAAGTAA